tagtactttgtttcgagggctaatagacttttgcaataagtatatgagttcctcaaaacagccacatacctacctatcatggcagttccatagccattccgagatatattgccatgcaacttccatcatcatcatatacatgacttgagcatttattgtcatattgctttgcatgatcgtaagatagctagcatgatgttttcatggcttgtccgttttttgatgtcattgctactttagatcattgcacatccaggtacaccgccggaggcattcatatagagtcatactttgttctagacatcgggttgtaatattgagttgtaagtaaataaaagtgtgatgatcatcattattagagcattgccccagtgaggaaaggatgatagagactatgattcgcccacaagtcgagatgagactccggacataaaaaaataaaagaggccaaagaagcccaaataaaaaaagaggccaaagaagcccaccaaaaacaaaaaaacaaaaaaacaaaaaatgagagaaaaagagagaaggggcaatgttactattcttttaccacagttgtgcttcagagtagcaccatgttcttcatatagagagtctcttgagttatcacttccatatactagtaggaattttcattatagaacttggcttgtatattctgatgatgggcttcctcaaatgcccgaggtcttcatgagaaagcaagttggatgcacacccacttagtttcaagttgagatttcatatacttatagctctagtgcattcgttgcatggcaatccctgctcctcacattgacatcaattgatgggcatctccatagcccgttgattagccgcatcgatgtgatactttctccttttttgtcttctccacacaacctccatcatcatattctactccacctatagtgctatgtccatggcttgcgctcatgtattgtgtgagggttgaaaaggctgaagcgcattaaaaagtatgaaccaattgctcggcttgtcatcggggttgtgcatgatgagaacatTTTATGTGatagaaatgaagcatggccaaactatatgattttgtagggatgagctttcttttgctatgttattttgagagcaCATAATTGcttcgttagtatgcttgaattattattgtcttaatgtcaaatgatagactattgcttttaatcactcgtgtcttaatattcatgccatgattagatacatgatcaagattatgctaggtagcattccacatcaatttttttatcatttacctacttgaggacgagcaggaattatgcttggggatgctgatacgtctccgtcgtatctatatttttttattgttccatgccaatattatacaactttcatatacttttggcaactttttatactatttttgggactaacattttgatccagtgcctagtgccagttcctgtttgttgcatgttttttgttttgcagaaaatccatatcaaacagagtccaaacaggataaaaatagacggagaatatttttggaatatttgtgaaatatgggaagaagaatcaacgcgagaaggtgcctgagggggccacaaggcagggggcgcgcctgcccccctgggcgcgcccctgaccctcgtgggccccccgtaaggcgATTGCTGCTTTTttctggccgcaagaaagctaatttttggagaaaaatctgggcgatggTTTCAATCTAATCGGActtacagatctccggatatataagaaagggtgaaagggcagaatcccagaacgcagaaatagagagagacagagagacatatccaatctcagaggggctctcgcccctcccacgccatggagaccatggaccaaaggggaaacccttctcccatctagggagaaggtcaaggaagaagaagaagaaggaggaggaggaggggggctctctccccctcgctttcggtgacaccggagtgccgccggggccatcatcgtcaccgcaatcttcatcaacaacttcaccgccgtcatcaccaactctccccccctctatgcagcggtgtaacccctcttttacccgatctaatctctacttaaacatggtgctcaacgccatatattatttcccaatgatgtatggctatcctatgatgtttgagtagatacgttttgtcctatgggttaactgatgatcgtgattggtttgagttgcatgttttattattggtgctttccTGTGGTGCTCTCCTGTCGTGCAAACGTGAGGGATCCcctctatagggtgttgcaatacgttcatgatttgcttatggtgggtggcgtgaatgacagaagcacatacccgaggaagtaggttgtttgcatatgggagtaaatagaacttgatactttaatgctatggttgggttttaccttaatgatcttttgtTGTTGCGgactcttgctagagttccaatcataagtgcatatgatccaagtagagaaagcatgttagcttatgcctctccctcaaataaaattgcaataatgattaccagtctagttatcgattgcctagggacaaataactttcttgtgtgacaacaagctctctactaaaactaacttagttatttctttatctaaacagcccctacttttaattacgcgctctttattatcttgcaaacctatccaacaacacctacaaagcacttctagtttcatacttgttctaggtaaagcgaacgttaagcgtgcgtagagttgtattggtggtcgatataacttgagggaatatttgttctacctttagctgctcgttgggttcgacactcttacttatcgaaagaggctacaattgatcccctatactcgtgggttatcagtgataagtgaaggaaatatgccatagacgcAATAatgaagtttttatttatatttccttgtgtcatgataaatgtttattattcatgttagaattgtattaaccggaaacttagtacatgtgtgaatacatagacaacaaagtgtccctagtatgcctctactatactagctcgttaatcaaagatggttaagtttcctgaccatagacatgtgttgtcattttataaacgggatcacatcattagagaatgatatgatggacaagacccatccgttagcttagcataatgatcgtttagttttattgttattgctttcttcatgacttatacatgttcctctaactatgagattatgcaactcccgaataccggaggaacaccttgtgtgctatcaaacgtcacaacgtaactgggtgattataaagatgctctacaggtgtctctgatggtttttgttgagttggcatagatcaagattaggatttgtcactccgtgtatcggagaggtatatctaggtcctctcggtaatgtacatcactatgagccttgcaagcaatgtgtctaaagagttagccacgggatgatgcattacggaacgagtaaagagaattgtcggaaacgagattgaactaggtatgatgataccgacgatcgaatcttaggcaagtaacatagcgatgacaaagggaagaacgtacgttgttatgcggtttgaccgataaagatcttcgtcgaatatataggagccaatatgggcatccaggttccgctattggttattgaccggagatgtgtctcggtcatgtctatatagttctcgaaacccgtagggtccgcacgcttaacgttcgatgacgatttgtactatgagttatgtgttttgatgaaccgaagtttgttcggagtcccaaatgagatcacggacatgacgaggagtctcgaaatggtgaagacataaagattgatatatttgaaggttatgtttggacaccggaatggtttcgaaaaggttcgggcattttctggagtaccgaggggttaccggNNNNNNNNNNNNNNNNNNNNNNNNNNNNNNNNNNNNNNNNNNNNNNNNNNNNNNNNNNNNNNNNNNNNNNNNNNNNNNNNNNNNNNNNNNNNNNNNNNNNNNNNNNNNNNNNNNNNNNNNNNNNNNNNNNNNNNNNNNNNNNNNNNNNNNNNNNNNNNNNNNNNNNNNNNNNNNNNNNNNNNNNNNNNNNNNNNNNNNNNNNNNNNNNNNNNNNNNNNNNNNNNNNNNNNNNNNNNNNNNNNNNNNNNNNNNNNNNNNNNNNNNNNNNNNNNNNNNNNNNNNNNNNNNNNNNNNNNNNNNNNNNNNNNNNNNNNNNNNNcgcgcgcccccctttccttctctccttatcctccttccctccttctactAGTGTgaataggaagggggggggcgaatcctacttggaccgggagtccaagtaggactcccccccatggcgcgcccctccttgggctggccacctctcctcccccctttatatacgtgggagggggcactccAAAGGCACATCAagccttctcttagccgtgtgcggtgccccccctccacagctacacacctcggtcatatagtcgtagtgcttaggcgaagccctgtgccggtaacttcatcatcactgtcgccacgccgtcgtgctaacggaactctccctcatcctcaactggatcaagagatcgagggacgtcatcgagctgaacgtgtgctgaacgcagaggtgcatACGAGCAGTTAAAGGGGAAATTGCGGGATTTTTTCTTGAGGAGGTCACATCTGAAAGcggagaaattgtatataccaaATTGTACGTGTGTGTATGCATGGTCCTACGAGAAATTATATGATATATGTATGATTGTACAAGAGCTATatcatatatgcataacgtgtacagcaTATAGTAGCGTGAAATATGTTTGAAATGAAAAAGAAttgaatggaaaacacaaaatgaaAAGTAAAAATAAaccataaaccctaaaaccctaaatTCTAAACCCCTAAACCCTTAGTCCCGGTTGTTGACACCAACCGTGAAAAAAGGTCCCCCACCCCTGCGCGCGCTCGCGGCCACATGGAGGGTCTTTagtccctttagtcccgatttagTTGTCCCgattggtgaaccgggactaaaggtcgtttCTCTAGCAGTGGTAGTGCATATAGAATTTTctaaaagtcaaactttataaacactgaccaagtttgtagagaaaaaCACATACATCTAGAATGCCAAATACATGTCCTTAGATATATCACAGGACATACATTCATATTGTATATATTTGGTATTATAGATCTAAGTAGTTTTATTTATATACTTGGTCGAAGTTTGTAAAATTTGACCTATCGGGAAATCTATTTGAACTACATTATGCAGTGGAGGGAGTATAATAAAAGTCTACCATATGGTAGTGTCAAATtaccctgtgtgttgattttactaTACTCATATGCAGGGTTGTATGTGGACTCCCGCTTTTTGATGATATTTGAATTGTTTCCATGCATCAAATTTCGTAATGTTATGGTTGTCTGCATCCATGGATGCATAGGATTCAAGGTTTAACCTTCATTTTCACATAGGAAATGTGGGCTCCCGCTTGCATCTCTATGGCTGTCTAAGTCACATGCAGTCATATGCAATCGTGTGTTATGCCTCAGAAGACTTTAGCCTCATGATCTCCTCGATTGATTTGCATCCTCTGCCCCTTCGGTCAAGCATGTGCGCCTGTGAATACTTCTGCGGGGACATGTACATCCCAGCTAGGCATGCATAACCCTCCCTCGAGAAGCACATGCATGTTGTGGAATCCGTATCGGTCGCTCCTGAGCTGGCCCAGGTGAGCGAGGCATGCATAACGAGTCGGGTGGTGGACATTTTCAACAATTGAGATCCTCCTTCGCTGTTGTATCTCGTCATTTTGGAATTATGGTTTTGCAGGAAATCAAGATCAAAATGGTACTATCCTGTTAATGTATACTCCTATGAACACGTGTCTTAGATTTAGAGATTctcttggagatgctcttaggaacAATATATATATTCTGATGGTGCTGCAGTACACTATCCGTACTTGGTTGTGTATATTAATGTCCAATATAACAACGTACATAACAATAAATGCACTTAACAATAAAACATGAAATGAAATAAAGATACTGCATGATTTTACATGCTTACTGAAAACAAGAGTTAATTTAGACACAGGTTTGGAAATAGAGGCTCCCATAAAGAGAAATAAAGGAGAAAAGTTCAGGAATATATTAAAGCGGGATAGGCTTGGCGAACAACTTCTCGATCATCCCTTCACTGCCCTTGTTGTATGTGTAACCGTCTCCCCCGTCATGGAACAAGACTGACATGCTTGTAGTAAGGTTGATGACACAGTTTACAAATGGAAGCAGCGTAGTACAAACAAACCGTTCACGGTTGATAGTTTTCCATGCATCTTCAACCAGACCATCGAGCACGGTGATAGCCACCTCACTTGTAACATGGTGCTCATTAATGTAGCATTCCAGAGAGCTTGGCACATCCATTTTGTTCTTTCCACGCTGCACACCAGGCACTTAATTAGCCAAAGTAGACATCATCTCATGCAGATTAATGGACTAGTTATTTTTTAGGCATACAAATATTTAATTTAATAATATTTATTGTGCTTCAATACTTTTATATATTACATGGAATAACAACATTTGACTTTGCACCTTTTTTTGCTATGGTTGTATCATGGTCTCGTTTTTTTATTTACGAAGTTTTAAATCGTACCTCTAAATTTGATTCCCATATATTAACTTTCTTGCCTGGAAAAGGCTTAGTAGCATTATCTACTATTTACAATGTACATAATTGAATTATTGAAGCTAAGTTGCATGGCGTACTTTTGTTAATCAAAATTAGATGCCTTTTTTGAAACTTAACCATGCATGTGTTCCATATTTCTTTCTTCTGATGCCCGTTAGCCAATGTGTGTGTGCACTGCATGTACTTTTCCTTCTTATGTTTTTTTCCTTTAACGTGACCCCATAAAGGACAATTATTTGAATCAAATAATTAATAGTCACATATCTTATATATAATTAACACCTCATTGATGTGTCCTTCATGGTTTCATTTTGCTTTCTTTTTGTTGAACTCTCTTTTCTTTTAAGTGACTTTTGAAGGATAAACTACAACCACTCTTTTAATTACTTTCAATCCTAACCATAGAATACCACAGATTTGCATGTGTTACATAAATCGGATGTCTAGGATAACTAAAATAACGTGGATTAATATGGTGGCTCAAAGGGAGTCTCAAATTAGTATACATAAAGATGGCACATAGTGGTGATTAGTGTTTATATTGAACACATATATATACCTTAAATGCAGCCAAGTCATCCATGAAACGTGTCACCTTGCCGCAGGCCATCACAACATCAGTACAACCAATTGCCCACTCAAATGCTTCATTGTTTGCTTCAACATCCATACCAACAAGTAAACCGACACTTAGCATTGTACTACCAGAGGTGATGACTGACACATTGACTTGTTCTTGAAATCTTGGCATGTAATTGCGATGAAACCATTCAGCTTCTTGGAGATAATAGCTACTTAATGTTTGGAACTGCAGGAGAGAGGAAAAGTATAATGGACACAATTATGAACTGAATTAGCATTGAGTAAAGGGTACATAATGCATGCGCATATTAAAAATGAGCTGACGATACCCCTTTCCTACAATAAGTCATTCGATACTTGTCATCTTGTTTCAGTTCATCCTCAATCTCTTTGAAGGTATCCATCACCCTGGCATAATACTTCTTCAAGTAATCTGGCAAAAGTGGAATCGCACCCATGTCCCACCTACATTGCCAGTTATTTAGTTTTCGTATGGGAGATAATTAGCTACATTTGAATGAAAATTTTTTCGAAAATGTGGATTAATAATTGGATTCCCACCTTTGTATGGCTACATTGAGCTTTTGACTGTCTTCCAATGTAGCATATGTATCGTAAGTGTCATCTAACAAGGATGCTAGAAGCACCAATTTGGCAAGAATTATTCGTGCTGGcgcatagttttgctcatagtacacTATAAAGGACCAAAGGTAGCATTCAACTATACGATCTCGGGCGTAGCTTAGTCCCACTTCTTCATATAAACCATTGCCCCACCTGAATTAAACATTGAATAAGGTTAATTAATTCTATCTCTTTTTACGATGTACCGTAAAATATATATGGTTAGATGGACTAGAGATATATATCCATATCATGTTTTCTCAAGGCCCGAGTTGGACATGAAAACAGGTAAATATATTGTCGGACCAGGAATGTGGAGCGAATCAAATAAGGATATAACCTTGGCAACAAATAATTACCTAGATATTGTTCAGGAGTAGATAGTTTATTAGGACGTTACCATACAAAATATTTAAAATGGATTTAAAGTATCTATTAACTTGCAAACTGAGCAAAACTCGTCAATTTGATCCtaccaagaaaaaaagaaaaacaagacatATCTTGTTTTCCTGTGTACATGTACCAATGCATACCAACCCATGAATGTTGCACCCCATCCATGTTCTACCTGGTCTACTCCATCAAATATActtgtttttttcttttccttctctttCCTCTTTCAGATGTTTCTTTGTTTCATATCTTCCTTATCAAATGATACTCTTCTACCATATGTGGTTATCTTATTCTAAGGGTGTATATAGAACATGTTACAATTTATTAAACATTAAATATTAGCATCTAAAACTCCAACTTTCAATTCGACATCTGCATTATAACTCAGCATATCTCAATTCTCCAACTACTAGATTATAATTCAATGAACACCGACTATTAGATGGTAAGTCGTCATTTTTCAACTCTATAGCTACGGAATTATGACtcaaagaacagaaacttaccacATTATTTCACCAAACGTCAACTATTAAGTAGTATGCAACCCCACCTTTTAACTCTATATCTACCGGGTTACAGCTAACAGGGGATCGACTAAATTTACCATATAACTCACTAAAAACAAAATTCC
The sequence above is a segment of the Triticum dicoccoides isolate Atlit2015 ecotype Zavitan chromosome 1A, WEW_v2.0, whole genome shotgun sequence genome. Coding sequences within it:
- the LOC119267126 gene encoding tau-cadinol synthase-like; amino-acid sequence: MASSNPPAAKMAPPFEPTIWGDFFINYTPEPLQSEERLRERVDQLKRVTSELFKFCSDSVVGTMKLVDTLEHLSIDHHFEGHIATALSNIHGAELDSSSLHDVALRFRLLRQHGLWVSPDEFDKFKEADGTFNDEIMSDPRGLLSLYNASYLLIPGEVELESAMLFSRHHLQAMVNDLASPLAEQVRRFLQIPLPRTLKRYEALQYIAEYKMEQECNPSILELAKLDYNLLQLAHQTELKAFSRWGNGLYEEVGLSYARDRIVECYLWSFIVYYEQNYAPARIILAKLVLLASLLDDTYDTYATLEDSQKLNVAIQRWDMGAIPLLPDYLKKYYARVMDTFKEIEDELKQDDKYRMTYCRKGFQTLSSYYLQEAEWFHRNYMPRFQEQVNVSVITSGSTMLSVGLLVGMDVEANNEAFEWAIGCTDVVMACGKVTRFMDDLAAFKRGKNKMDVPSSLECYINEHHVTSEVAITVLDGLVEDAWKTINRERFVCTTLLPFVNCVINLTTSMSVLFHDGGDGYTYNKGSEGMIEKLFAKPIPL